One Malaclemys terrapin pileata isolate rMalTer1 chromosome 7, rMalTer1.hap1, whole genome shotgun sequence genomic region harbors:
- the PPM1M gene encoding protein phosphatase 1M → MSSVWFKKHFLRSGSAANPGNAESLRRRVEQQLPAAPLYRRPKFLRGVCSGERLPGKRPIYSPPRDKPLQWRTGYAEVINAEKSEFNEDQATCCQISVRRREIGMEEEQDWLILCSNQYLVGYYWALFDGHGGPDAAIIASNYLHYCIKQKLEEVVEGITEAQPPMHLSGCCICPSDPQFVEEKQIQQEDVVIGALENAFQECDEVIGQEMEACNQSGGCTALVALYLQGKLYVANAGDSRAILVQKQSVVPLSSEFTPETERQRIQQLAFLCPKLLAEEFTRFEFPRRLKGNDIGRKVLYRDYSMAGWGYKTVEKADLKYPLIHGHGKQTRLLGTLAVSRGLGDHQLKVIDTDIEVKPFLSCIPQVKVFDFASCNIKEDDVLVLATDGLWDILSNEEMAQIVRSFLDENRTDPYRFSELARCLVHTARGKKNGHQWILDGNSLASYDDISVFVIPLYNRDEDC, encoded by the exons ATGTCTTCAGTCTGGTTCAAGAAGCATTTTTTGAGAAGCGGATCCGCAGCAAACCCAGGGAACGCCGAGTCCCTCAGGCGGCGGgtggagcagcagctgccagctgCCCCACTGTACCGGCGGCCCAAGTTCCTGCGCGGAGTCTGCTCCGGGGAGAGACTTCCGGGCAAGCGGCCTATTTACAGCCCCCCCCGGGACAAGCCACTGCAGTGGCGGACGGGCTACGCGGA AGTCATCAATGCAGAGAAATCGGAATTCAATGAGGACCAGGCAACATGCTGTCAGATATCCGTCAGGAGGAGGGAGATAGGcatggaggaggagcaggactgGTTGATTCTTTGCTCCAATCAG TATCTGGTTGGTTATTACTGGGCCCTGTTTGATGGCCACGGTGGCCCAGACGCAGCAATAATTGCCTCCAACTACTTGCATTACTGCATCAAGCAGAagctggaggaggtggtggaaggCATCACTGAAGCTCAGCCCCCCATGCATCTGAGTGGCTGCTGCATTTGCCCCAGCGACCCCCAGTTTGTGGAGGAAAAGCAAATCCAGCAGGAAGACGTGGTCATTGGAGCACTGGAGAATGCCTTCCAGGAGTGT GATGAAGTGATTGGTCAAGAGATGGAAGCTTGTAATCAGTCAGGCGGCTGCACTGCTTTGGTTGCCCTCTACCTACAGGGAAAGCTCTATGTGGCTAATGCTGGGGACAGCAG GGCGATCCTTGTTCAGAAACAGAGCGTCGTGCCCCTGAGCAGTGAGTTCACCCCAGAGACAGAGCGGCAGAGAATCCAGCAGTTG GCCTTTCTCTGCCCCAAGCTTCTGGCAGAGGAGTTCACCCGGTTTGAATTTCCTAGGAGACTGAAAGGCAACGACATAGGCCGGAAGGTCCTCTATCGGGATTACTCCATGGCTGGATG GGGATACAAGACAGTGGAGAAAGCTGACCTCAAGTACCCTCTTATCCATGGCCATGGGAAGCAG ACGCGCTTGCTGGGGACCCTGGCTGTATCGCGAGGGCTGGGGGATCATCAGCTGAAAGTTATTGACACAGACATTGAAGTCAAACCATtcctctcctgcatcccccag GTGAAAGTGTTTGACTTTGCTTCGTGTAACATTAAAGAAGATGATGTCCTtgtcctggcaactgatggcctttGGGACATTCTGTCCAATGAAGAGATGGCCCAGATTGTCAGGAGCTTTCTTGATGAAAACAGAACAGATCCATACAG GTTTTCAGAACTAGCCAGGTGCCTGGTGCACACGGCAAGGGGGAAGAAGAATGGCCatcagtggattttggatggCAACAGCCTGGCATCCTACGATGACATCTCTGTGTTTGTGATCCCACTATACAACAGGGATGAGGACTGTTAG